Proteins from a single region of Canis aureus isolate CA01 chromosome 26, VMU_Caureus_v.1.0, whole genome shotgun sequence:
- the LOC144298082 gene encoding uncharacterized protein LOC144298082, with translation MPGRLLSALTAYLPFLVGDGLTVRAVLLSSTGCCVVLCSLSNEPQRHCIKLEKMTKGNWHKAESAMEKQEEMRLQVKFTLNVSGAHKGLATMGMVTGMLVPSVWICSLRNRMKANLPRETGEWWLKQGRCVKMSQGSDTSK, from the exons ATGCCTGGAAG attgcTCTCAGCTCTGACAGCTTATCTGCCTTTCCTTGTTGGTGATGGCCTGACAGTTAGAGCAGTCCTGCTCAG CAGCACAGGCTGTTGTGTTGTGCTCTGTTCTCTCAGCAATGAACCACAGCGACATTgcataaagctggaaaaaatgacaaaagggAATTGGCACAAAGCTGAGAGTGCAATGGAGAAACAAGAAGAGATGAGGCTGCAGGTGAAGTTCACGTTGAATGTGAGTGGAGCTCATAAAGGCCTAGCTACCATGGGAATGGTGACAGGGATGCTGGTCCCCAGTGTGTGGATATGCAGCCTAAGGAACAGAATGAAGGCAAACTTACCCCGTGAAACAGGAGAGTGGTGGTTGAAGCAGGGGCGATGTGTGAAAATGTCCCAAGGAAGTGACACcagcaaataa